In one window of Erwinia tasmaniensis Et1/99 DNA:
- a CDS encoding outer membrane usher protein: MNVYRYFAVRPLSALLALAALVNLPALAVETIEFNTDVLDVKDRSKIDLSDFSRADYLMPGQYQMVVRINKNELREQNITFMPPEDDPKGSIPCLTPEIVKQLGFTAAAMRELRWWNNAQCLRLDSLKGMTARGDLGSASLYINVPQAYLEYVADNWDPPSRWDNGISALVFDYNLNAQSTHQSKGHETQTLSGNGTTGFNLGAWRFRADWQGGYDHSTGKDEGSNNNWDMSRYYAYRAIASLRAKLMMGESYLNSTIFDSFRFLGASLVSDDNMLPPNLRGYAPEVSGVAKTNAKVTVSQQGRVLYETTVSSGPFRIQDLNSATTGTLDVKIQEQDGTSRTFQVSTANVPYLTRPGQLRYKLALGKPSDLKHNTQGPGFAASELSWGINNGWSLYGGSVLAGDYNSAALGVGRDLLSFGALAFDVTQSRANLPQQGTLSGRSFRLSYSKRFDEYDSQVTFAGYRFSERDYLSMTQYLDTRYHGNNYGSSKELYTVTFNKQFPDIGISSYINYSHRTYWDRPANDNYNLSLSRYFNVGRVHNVSVNLSAYRNSYNNRDDDGMFLSLTVPWGNTASLTYDGQFNSSGSSNMVGYYDRIDDNNSYNVKTGVAQQGRGAASGYFTHDGDMAQMTANASYESGRYSSVGLGLQGGLTATPQGAAAHRINAMGGTRMMVDTDGVSDVPIRGYGGLSHSNHFGKAVVSDVNSYYRNSISVDVNALPDNVDATRSVVQGTLTEGAVGYRRFGVISGEKAMASLRLADGSSPPFGATVVNQNHYQTGIVGDNGSAWLTGIKPGETMRVRWNGKTQCVISLPSPLPPLTSNLLLPCRAAGNDLAKDDAVEKENGL, encoded by the coding sequence ATGAATGTCTACCGCTATTTCGCCGTACGCCCTCTTTCCGCGCTGCTGGCTTTAGCTGCATTGGTGAATCTTCCGGCGTTGGCTGTAGAAACGATCGAGTTCAACACCGATGTGCTGGATGTTAAAGACCGCAGCAAAATCGATCTGAGTGATTTCTCCCGAGCTGATTATCTGATGCCGGGGCAATATCAGATGGTTGTCCGAATCAACAAAAACGAGCTGCGCGAGCAAAACATTACGTTTATGCCGCCCGAAGACGATCCGAAAGGCAGCATACCCTGCCTGACGCCGGAAATTGTCAAACAGCTCGGCTTCACCGCGGCCGCCATGCGTGAATTGCGCTGGTGGAACAATGCGCAATGTCTGAGATTAGACTCTCTGAAGGGAATGACTGCCCGTGGTGATTTAGGCAGTGCATCGCTATACATAAACGTTCCCCAGGCGTATCTGGAGTACGTTGCTGACAACTGGGATCCGCCTTCACGCTGGGATAACGGTATCAGCGCGCTGGTGTTCGATTATAACCTGAATGCCCAGAGTACCCATCAGTCTAAAGGCCACGAAACCCAGACTCTGAGCGGTAACGGCACCACCGGATTTAACCTCGGCGCATGGCGATTTCGTGCCGACTGGCAGGGGGGTTACGACCACTCTACCGGTAAGGACGAGGGCAGCAACAATAACTGGGATATGAGCCGCTACTACGCGTATCGGGCGATTGCATCGCTGCGCGCCAAGCTGATGATGGGTGAGAGCTACCTGAACTCCACCATTTTCGACAGCTTCCGCTTCCTCGGCGCCAGCCTGGTCTCCGATGACAATATGCTGCCGCCTAACCTGCGCGGCTACGCGCCGGAAGTGTCCGGGGTGGCTAAGACCAATGCAAAAGTCACGGTAAGCCAACAGGGGCGTGTGCTTTACGAAACGACCGTATCCTCGGGTCCGTTCCGCATCCAGGATCTTAATTCGGCGACCACCGGTACGCTGGATGTAAAAATTCAGGAACAGGACGGAACCAGCCGCACTTTCCAGGTCAGCACCGCCAACGTTCCCTATCTGACCCGACCAGGCCAGCTGCGCTATAAGTTAGCGCTGGGTAAACCCTCTGACCTGAAGCATAACACCCAGGGTCCGGGATTCGCCGCCAGCGAACTCTCATGGGGAATTAATAACGGCTGGTCGCTGTACGGCGGATCCGTGCTGGCCGGCGACTACAACTCTGCGGCGTTGGGCGTTGGGCGCGATCTGCTGTCATTCGGCGCGCTGGCATTCGACGTTACCCAGTCGCGTGCCAACCTGCCACAGCAGGGAACGTTAAGCGGGCGTTCATTCCGTCTGAGCTATTCAAAACGCTTCGACGAGTATGACAGCCAGGTGACCTTTGCCGGCTATCGCTTCTCCGAGCGCGACTATCTGAGTATGACGCAGTACCTTGATACCCGCTATCACGGGAACAACTACGGCAGCAGCAAAGAACTTTATACCGTTACCTTTAATAAGCAGTTCCCGGATATCGGGATCAGCTCCTATATCAACTATAGCCATCGTACTTACTGGGATCGCCCGGCTAACGACAACTATAACCTGTCGCTGTCGCGCTATTTCAACGTAGGACGCGTGCACAACGTCAGCGTTAACCTCTCGGCCTATCGTAACAGTTATAACAATCGCGATGACGACGGCATGTTCCTTAGCCTGACCGTACCCTGGGGAAATACTGCCAGTCTCACCTATGACGGACAGTTCAACAGTAGCGGTAGCAGCAATATGGTGGGTTATTACGATCGTATCGACGATAACAACTCCTACAACGTTAAAACCGGCGTCGCACAGCAGGGTCGTGGCGCGGCCAGCGGTTACTTCACTCATGATGGCGATATGGCGCAGATGACCGCCAATGCCAGCTATGAAAGCGGAAGATACTCCTCGGTCGGACTGGGTTTACAGGGCGGTCTCACCGCCACGCCGCAGGGCGCCGCGGCGCACAGGATTAACGCGATGGGAGGCACCCGTATGATGGTCGATACCGACGGCGTCAGCGATGTTCCGATACGTGGTTATGGCGGCCTCAGCCACAGTAACCATTTCGGTAAAGCGGTTGTCAGCGACGTAAACAGTTACTACCGCAACAGCATCTCGGTCGACGTTAACGCCCTGCCGGATAACGTGGATGCCACCCGCTCGGTGGTGCAAGGCACGCTGACCGAAGGTGCCGTGGGCTACCGCCGCTTCGGCGTCATTTCCGGAGAAAAAGCGATGGCGAGCCTGCGGTTGGCGGATGGTTCTTCTCCACCGTTTGGCGCCACCGTAGTGAACCAGAACCACTATCAAACCGGCATCGTTGGTGATAATGGCAGCGCATGGTTAACCGGCATTAAGCCTGGTGAAACGATGCGTGTGCGCTGGAATGGAAAAACGCAGTGCGTTATTTCTCTGCCTTCGCCGCTGCCGCCGCTGACCAGCAACCTGCTGTTGCCATGTCGCGCAGCAGGAAATGACCTGGCAAAAGACGATGCCGTAGAGAAAGAGAACGGCCTGTAA
- a CDS encoding fimbrial protein, with amino-acid sequence MVTGHNSVFLLCLMLMPSAVFADRQADQGHGLVEMQGSIIDTPCAIDVADRNQSIDMSVIPVSQIMRDGQGPTRPFTIRLINCVLTPLKPGQPVVSRFSVTFDGATTNDNLFAVSGEGKGVGLQIADANGNLADPGQPLAGGKLQPGNSSLDYTLRLVSNRQTLRAGTYAATIRFKLDYY; translated from the coding sequence ATGGTCACAGGCCACAATTCTGTTTTTTTACTTTGCCTTATGCTGATGCCTTCAGCGGTTTTTGCTGACCGCCAGGCCGATCAAGGGCACGGGCTGGTTGAAATGCAGGGATCGATTATCGATACCCCCTGTGCCATTGATGTTGCCGATCGTAACCAAAGTATTGATATGTCGGTGATCCCTGTCAGCCAAATCATGCGCGACGGTCAGGGGCCAACCCGTCCATTTACCATTCGATTAATTAACTGTGTGCTAACCCCGCTAAAACCGGGTCAGCCTGTGGTTTCCAGGTTCAGCGTCACCTTTGACGGTGCAACCACCAACGATAACCTGTTTGCCGTATCCGGAGAGGGCAAAGGGGTGGGGCTGCAAATTGCCGATGCCAATGGCAACCTTGCCGATCCTGGGCAGCCTCTGGCCGGTGGCAAACTGCAACCCGGCAACTCAAGTCTTGATTACACGCTGCGCCTGGTGAGCAACCGTCAAACGTTGCGTGCAGGCACCTATGCCGCCACTATTCGCTTTAAGCTGGACTATTACTGA
- a CDS encoding fimbrial protein, whose amino-acid sequence MKLNKLSAVLGLGFVLASGAAFAADQGHGTVTFKGSIIDSPCSITPETANQTVDMGQISNKALQNTGKSTARPFYIKLENCDVSSLTNKTVTTTFTGTASKAQPKNLALVGQASGAALVITNGDGAAIDLGSASLPTSVQTGNNTLSYAAYLQGDSADVAVVPGDFSSVANFTLAYQ is encoded by the coding sequence ATGAAATTGAATAAACTGTCAGCCGTATTAGGATTAGGTTTTGTACTGGCGAGCGGTGCCGCTTTCGCTGCTGATCAGGGTCACGGTACCGTGACTTTTAAAGGATCTATTATTGATTCACCTTGCTCAATCACCCCAGAAACAGCTAACCAGACTGTTGATATGGGACAGATCTCTAACAAGGCTCTGCAGAACACCGGTAAGTCAACCGCGCGTCCTTTCTACATCAAGCTGGAAAACTGCGACGTGTCTTCACTGACCAACAAAACCGTCACCACTACCTTTACCGGTACGGCGTCTAAAGCACAGCCTAAAAACCTGGCGTTAGTCGGTCAGGCTTCCGGTGCAGCGCTGGTTATCACCAATGGTGATGGTGCGGCAATCGACCTGGGCAGCGCATCACTGCCAACTTCCGTGCAGACCGGTAACAACACGCTTTCTTATGCTGCATACCTGCAGGGTGATTCTGCCGATGTCGCTGTAGTGCCTGGCGATTTCTCTTCGGTCGCTAACTTTACTCTCGCCTACCAGTAA
- a CDS encoding LuxR C-terminal-related transcriptional regulator, with protein MARDAKGMNGMPTISKQTHTTRRALVLDNNSYFLDAVEKWAEINDIVVSATSHSDDFFYRLAMNDDIDIVFVSYNPIWTRTLHLLDKLQRFYPDIRTVVVVDSPHTPSVILMRSFGVNIIITKQDILSCLQKTITLDSSSLYLSPSIAGQVDDEHIDAKHRLTHEGVMLTQMERMVLAELSGEKTIQLIARERGCSAKTVSQHKQNALCKMGFRKLKEVFSINSKTNMAGLIYLPATLLFCQSYLDILKFSF; from the coding sequence ATGGCCAGGGATGCAAAGGGAATGAACGGGATGCCAACCATATCGAAACAGACGCACACCACGCGCCGCGCGCTGGTTCTGGATAATAACAGTTATTTTCTTGATGCCGTAGAAAAATGGGCAGAGATTAATGACATCGTTGTTAGTGCGACCAGCCATTCGGATGATTTTTTCTACCGTCTGGCGATGAATGACGATATTGACATCGTATTTGTCTCTTATAATCCTATCTGGACAAGAACACTGCATCTTCTTGATAAACTACAACGATTTTATCCTGATATCAGGACAGTCGTTGTGGTTGATTCCCCTCATACTCCATCCGTTATTCTGATGAGGAGTTTTGGGGTAAATATCATTATCACCAAACAAGATATTTTAAGCTGCCTGCAAAAAACGATAACCCTCGATTCATCGAGTCTCTACCTCAGTCCATCTATTGCCGGACAGGTTGACGATGAGCACATTGATGCTAAACATCGTCTGACCCATGAAGGCGTTATGTTGACTCAAATGGAGCGAATGGTACTGGCTGAACTTAGCGGTGAAAAAACGATTCAACTCATTGCCAGAGAACGGGGATGCAGTGCGAAAACCGTGAGTCAGCATAAACAAAATGCGTTATGCAAGATGGGTTTCAGAAAATTGAAAGAGGTATTTTCAATTAATAGCAAAACAAATATGGCCGGGCTGATTTATCTACCCGCAACCCTACTATTTTGCCAGTCATACCTGGATATTCTTAAATTTAGTTTTTAA
- a CDS encoding YecA/YgfB family protein, with the protein MQQGPLTEEELEWLDDILTKYGNDESVLDASELDGLFTAILSGPTLVEPQVWLPLIWGGEEHDPDWETEEEFERFMDLIAQHMNDIADRLNEYPDQFEPLFGTREVEGQEFTVVEEWCFGYMKGVALGDWSRLHPSLHPALQVIALHGKEEHFAELDTFSPDEYEQSIAAIRPAALSLHQKRQLH; encoded by the coding sequence ATGCAGCAAGGACCATTAACAGAAGAAGAGCTGGAGTGGCTGGACGATATCCTAACCAAATACGGTAACGATGAGTCGGTACTCGATGCCTCTGAACTGGACGGATTGTTCACCGCCATTCTCTCCGGCCCTACGCTGGTGGAGCCACAGGTGTGGTTGCCGCTGATCTGGGGTGGGGAAGAGCACGATCCTGACTGGGAAACCGAGGAGGAGTTCGAGCGGTTTATGGACCTGATCGCACAGCATATGAATGATATTGCCGACCGCCTGAATGAATATCCCGATCAGTTCGAACCGCTGTTTGGCACCCGTGAAGTGGAGGGCCAGGAGTTTACCGTGGTGGAAGAGTGGTGTTTCGGCTATATGAAAGGCGTGGCGCTGGGTGACTGGTCAAGGCTGCACCCGTCTTTGCATCCGGCGCTACAGGTTATTGCGCTGCATGGTAAGGAAGAGCACTTCGCCGAACTGGACACGTTTTCACCGGATGAATATGAGCAGAGCATTGCGGCTATACGCCCGGCGGCGTTAAGTCTGCATCAGAAAAGACAGCTGCATTAA
- a CDS encoding MetQ/NlpA family lipoprotein: MLGSLLAGCDNKNANAYAIKVGVINGAEQDVAEVAKKVAKEKYGLDVELVGFSGSLLPNEPTAHGDLDANVFQHRPFLEQDNKAKGTSLVAVGNTFVFPIAGYSKKIKRISELKDGDTLAIPNDPTNLGRALLLLNKEKLIALKPNTGLLPTALDITANPRRLKIIEIEAAQLPRALDDAQVTVAIINTTYIQQTGLNPVRDSVFIEDKQSPYVNIIVTRADNKDAANVHDFIRAYQSPEVAAAAEKIFNGGAVVGW, translated from the coding sequence ATGCTGGGCTCCCTGCTGGCTGGCTGCGATAATAAAAACGCGAACGCCTACGCGATTAAGGTGGGTGTCATTAACGGTGCCGAGCAGGATGTGGCGGAAGTGGCAAAAAAAGTGGCGAAAGAAAAATACGGGCTGGACGTTGAACTGGTGGGTTTCAGCGGGTCGCTGCTGCCGAATGAGCCGACCGCCCACGGCGATCTTGATGCCAACGTCTTCCAGCACCGCCCGTTTCTCGAACAGGATAATAAAGCGAAAGGCACGTCGCTGGTTGCCGTCGGCAATACCTTTGTCTTCCCGATAGCCGGTTACTCGAAAAAGATTAAACGGATCTCCGAACTGAAAGACGGTGATACCCTCGCCATTCCTAACGATCCGACCAACCTTGGGCGCGCGCTATTGCTGCTGAACAAAGAAAAGCTGATCGCCCTGAAGCCCAACACCGGGCTACTGCCAACGGCACTGGACATCACCGCTAACCCACGGCGTCTGAAGATCATAGAAATAGAGGCGGCACAGCTGCCGCGTGCGCTTGACGATGCCCAGGTGACGGTCGCGATTATCAATACCACCTATATCCAGCAGACCGGCCTGAATCCGGTGCGCGACAGCGTGTTTATTGAGGATAAGCAGTCACCCTACGTCAATATCATCGTGACGCGCGCCGACAACAAAGATGCGGCAAACGTGCACGACTTCATCCGTGCTTATCAGTCGCCAGAAGTGGCAGCGGCGGCGGAAAAAATCTTTAACGGCGGTGCCGTGGTGGGGTGGTAA
- a CDS encoding helix-turn-helix transcriptional regulator, producing the protein MLPHRLKEARLKKGFSQQKLGVLAGIDEATASARMNQYERGIHVPDFELVCRLAAVLDVPACYLYTLEDDLAGQILQWHEQRNKSQS; encoded by the coding sequence ATGCTGCCACATCGTTTGAAAGAAGCTCGCCTGAAAAAAGGCTTTTCCCAACAGAAACTTGGGGTTTTAGCGGGAATTGACGAAGCCACCGCCAGCGCACGAATGAATCAATACGAGCGCGGTATACACGTTCCTGATTTTGAACTGGTATGCCGGCTTGCGGCGGTGCTGGATGTGCCTGCCTGCTACCTTTACACGCTTGAAGATGACCTTGCCGGGCAGATCCTGCAATGGCATGAGCAACGCAATAAAAGCCAATCTTAA
- a CDS encoding helix-turn-helix domain-containing protein, with product MKKRRDMHPADILAAFKKRKTSLAALSRQAGLNSGTLANALKRPWPKGEFIIAAALGVHPAAIWPSRYYDSRGRLLAREQRLRRSRVTGDKEESMIIPPESNA from the coding sequence ATGAAAAAAAGAAGAGATATGCATCCGGCCGATATTCTGGCCGCGTTCAAAAAACGCAAGACGTCACTGGCGGCCCTGTCGCGTCAGGCAGGTCTGAATTCCGGTACGCTGGCGAATGCACTGAAAAGGCCGTGGCCAAAAGGGGAGTTTATTATTGCCGCCGCGCTGGGGGTTCATCCGGCAGCAATCTGGCCCAGCCGTTATTACGACAGCCGGGGACGGCTGCTGGCCCGTGAACAGCGCTTGCGCCGGTCACGGGTCACGGGCGATAAAGAGGAGAGCATGATCATACCGCCAGAAAGTAACGCTTAA
- the ampH gene encoding D-alanyl-D-alanine-carboxypeptidase/endopeptidase AmpH, protein MKPLLCAFLLLPVLALPLAGHARTAPDPLLAAKTVERYADNIFYNTKASAMAIVAIDANQRMFVSRGSMRPGSQQPPQKDSLIRVASLTKLMTSQLMVKLAEEGRLQLDDPLSKYAPPGSRVPSYDGQPIRLINLATHTSALPREQPGGKAVRAVFTWPTYSQRWNWLHSAQLKWAPGERAGYSNLAFDLLGDALARAGGKPYPVLFREKITRPLGMKDTTFTPSPDQCGRLIIPAKNPSPCDNALAAIGSGGVYSTPDDMGRWMQQFLSSDVHTRSPQADRLQTMIYQRDQLNKVDGMDVPGRADALGMGWVYMGPHDGRPGIIEKTGGGGGFITYMAMVPQYSVGVFIVVARSAETRFTPMSDGANNLLTELIGNTSGSARLAASIMAN, encoded by the coding sequence TTGAAACCCTTGCTTTGTGCTTTTTTGCTGCTTCCCGTACTGGCACTGCCGCTGGCAGGGCATGCGCGAACCGCTCCCGACCCGCTGCTGGCAGCTAAGACGGTAGAGCGCTACGCCGATAATATTTTTTACAACACTAAAGCCAGCGCAATGGCGATAGTCGCGATTGATGCCAATCAGCGGATGTTCGTCAGCCGCGGTTCGATGCGTCCCGGCAGCCAGCAGCCGCCACAGAAAGATTCTCTTATCCGCGTGGCGTCACTCACCAAGCTGATGACCAGCCAACTGATGGTGAAGCTGGCCGAAGAGGGGCGTCTGCAGCTGGACGACCCGCTCAGCAAATATGCTCCTCCCGGCAGCCGGGTGCCGAGCTATGACGGGCAGCCTATCCGCCTGATTAATCTGGCTACGCATACCAGCGCCCTGCCAAGAGAACAGCCCGGCGGGAAAGCCGTCCGGGCGGTATTTACCTGGCCGACCTACAGCCAACGCTGGAACTGGCTGCACAGCGCGCAGCTAAAATGGGCGCCCGGTGAACGTGCCGGTTACTCTAATCTCGCTTTCGATCTGCTGGGGGATGCGCTGGCAAGAGCTGGCGGTAAGCCCTACCCCGTCCTGTTTCGTGAGAAGATCACGCGCCCGCTGGGTATGAAAGACACCACGTTTACCCCTTCACCGGATCAGTGTGGCCGCCTGATCATCCCGGCCAAAAACCCCAGCCCCTGCGATAACGCCCTGGCGGCCATCGGCAGCGGCGGCGTTTATTCCACCCCGGATGATATGGGGCGCTGGATGCAGCAATTCCTCTCATCTGATGTTCATACCCGCAGCCCGCAGGCCGATCGCCTGCAAACGATGATTTATCAGCGTGACCAGCTGAACAAAGTAGACGGTATGGATGTGCCGGGTCGGGCCGATGCGCTGGGGATGGGCTGGGTCTATATGGGACCGCACGATGGCCGCCCTGGCATCATTGAGAAAACCGGCGGCGGCGGCGGCTTTATCACCTATATGGCAATGGTGCCGCAGTACAGCGTAGGGGTGTTTATTGTTGTCGCTCGGTCGGCAGAAACCCGCTTTACGCCGATGAGCGACGGGGCAAATAATCTGTTAACCGAGCTTATCGGCAATACCTCCGGAAGCGCCCGGCTAGCCGCCAGCATTATGGCTAACTGA
- the opgB gene encoding phosphatidylglycerol--membrane-oligosaccharide glycerophosphotransferase: MVSEWLSLLLFLTSALLYAWKAGRHKLWFIAVLSLLGIYIVLNASLLASNYFTGEGINDAVIYTITSSLSGAGLQKYVLPAAGLILILSLLFAFLAWVLRLRKRHDYSPLYSMLALILALASIKTTPAYQQVTALIKSQTNNGDSDFYSHYRVPAKTLRGERLNLVYIYAESLERTYFDQDAFPDLAPELNKIKDQALDFSHTEQLPGTEYTIAGMVASQCGIPLFAPFDGNASSSLSSFYPQNICLGDILKSSGYQNYFYQGSSLSFAGKDLFLSSHGFDHLYGFSELKNAVKDEKYRNDWGWYDDTVLEQVFDKYVELAQKEQPFSLFALTVDTHHPDGFISRGCQRNSYAFEGKENKSFAAVACSQEHIARLIEKIRATPWFKNTLIVVSSDHLAMNNTAWKSLNQHDRHDLFFMLRGDNDGNGRVLNVKRNTMDNGATVLDALGGDNFIGLGRSSLSSTSLSTSYLNIKEKINEWKPDVIKLWNFPKNISDYTVDTAKNTFSFSGAHFKLPLLLSVMPNRIEPKLDAWLATPLKQQLAGFSANEKFVWIDRCFKIGSVWDDALALNSGLCVANGTLNAQPTILPVRPGISLGKIAFPTGGEQSDDRYQHSLARLRIADIDLKYSSDTILFNLPGMPQQVQKISGLSHPEAWGRWSDANLQPDVNIQYSEPLPAAFTLTMTARAWGNNSQHPVTINVGNWQQQVAFTGQDTTLTLRVNNPTRARSIIITPSQPTGSSEGTMDGFAARKLGIGLVSLRVTAQP; the protein is encoded by the coding sequence ATGGTTTCAGAATGGTTATCGTTGCTGTTGTTTCTCACTTCGGCCCTCCTTTACGCCTGGAAGGCAGGACGCCATAAGCTGTGGTTTATTGCGGTGTTGTCATTGCTGGGCATCTATATTGTGCTTAATGCTTCTTTGTTGGCCAGTAACTATTTTACCGGCGAGGGGATCAATGACGCGGTCATCTATACCATCACCAGCAGCTTGAGCGGTGCCGGACTGCAAAAGTATGTGCTGCCCGCCGCAGGGCTAATACTGATTTTATCGCTGCTGTTTGCCTTTCTGGCGTGGGTTTTGCGCCTGCGCAAACGCCACGATTACAGTCCTCTTTACAGCATGCTGGCGTTAATACTGGCGCTGGCCTCAATTAAAACCACGCCGGCTTACCAGCAGGTGACGGCACTTATCAAGTCGCAGACGAATAACGGCGACTCTGATTTTTACAGCCATTACCGGGTGCCCGCTAAAACCCTGCGCGGTGAGCGGCTTAACCTGGTGTATATCTATGCGGAAAGCCTGGAACGCACGTATTTTGACCAAGACGCTTTCCCCGATCTGGCCCCAGAACTGAATAAAATAAAAGACCAGGCGCTTGATTTCAGTCACACCGAACAACTACCCGGCACCGAATACACCATTGCCGGCATGGTCGCCTCACAGTGCGGCATTCCCCTGTTCGCTCCGTTTGATGGCAACGCGTCCAGCTCGCTTTCCAGCTTCTATCCGCAGAATATCTGTCTGGGCGATATTCTCAAATCCTCAGGCTATCAGAACTATTTCTATCAGGGTTCCAGCCTGAGCTTTGCCGGTAAGGATCTGTTTCTCTCCTCTCACGGCTTTGATCATCTTTATGGCTTCAGCGAGCTGAAAAATGCGGTGAAGGACGAAAAATATCGTAACGACTGGGGCTGGTATGACGATACGGTGCTCGAACAGGTGTTCGATAAATACGTCGAGCTGGCGCAAAAAGAGCAACCCTTTTCACTGTTCGCTCTGACGGTGGATACCCATCATCCGGACGGATTTATCTCACGCGGATGTCAGCGCAACTCATACGCATTCGAGGGGAAAGAGAATAAATCCTTTGCCGCGGTGGCCTGTAGCCAGGAGCATATCGCCAGACTTATTGAGAAGATCCGCGCCACGCCCTGGTTCAAAAATACCCTGATCGTGGTCAGTTCTGACCACCTTGCGATGAATAACACCGCATGGAAATCCCTTAACCAACACGACCGCCACGACCTGTTTTTTATGCTGCGAGGGGATAATGACGGCAACGGCCGGGTGCTCAACGTGAAACGTAACACCATGGACAACGGCGCAACCGTATTAGATGCGCTGGGCGGAGATAACTTTATTGGCCTGGGACGCAGCAGCCTGTCATCCACTTCGCTTTCCACCAGCTACCTCAATATCAAAGAGAAGATCAATGAGTGGAAGCCGGACGTGATAAAACTGTGGAACTTCCCAAAAAATATTTCAGACTACACAGTCGATACGGCAAAAAATACCTTCAGCTTCTCGGGTGCGCATTTCAAACTGCCGCTGTTGCTTTCGGTCATGCCGAACAGGATCGAACCCAAGCTGGATGCCTGGCTGGCAACGCCGCTAAAGCAGCAGCTGGCGGGATTTTCCGCCAACGAAAAGTTCGTCTGGATTGACCGTTGCTTTAAGATCGGCAGTGTCTGGGATGATGCGCTGGCGCTGAATAGCGGTCTGTGCGTGGCTAACGGCACGCTCAACGCGCAGCCGACCATTTTGCCAGTGCGGCCGGGCATCTCACTGGGCAAGATCGCTTTCCCGACGGGCGGCGAACAGAGCGACGATCGCTACCAGCACAGCCTGGCACGTCTGCGGATTGCCGATATCGACCTGAAATACTCCTCCGACACCATTTTATTTAATCTGCCCGGCATGCCGCAGCAGGTGCAAAAAATCTCCGGCCTGTCGCACCCTGAAGCCTGGGGCCGCTGGTCGGATGCTAACCTGCAGCCGGATGTCAACATACAGTACTCGGAGCCGCTGCCCGCGGCCTTCACGCTAACGATGACCGCACGCGCCTGGGGTAATAACAGCCAACATCCGGTAACGATAAACGTTGGCAACTGGCAACAGCAGGTGGCTTTTACCGGGCAGGACACCACCCTGACGCTACGGGTTAATAACCCAACGCGGGCGCGCAGTATTATCATCACGCCTTCGCAGCCGACCGGATCCAGTGAGGGAACAATGGACGGCTTTGCCGCCCGTAAACTCGGCATTGGTCTGGTCAGCCTGCGTGTCACCGCGCAGCCATGA